A single window of Vibrio alfacsensis DNA harbors:
- a CDS encoding glycosyltransferase family 4 protein, with product MSRSKTRCDALNTTIPQGELWILIDSLTYGGIETHVVELAHGLKRYYRLKSYSRLKNDYGLKSYYALEPNHNVDTVHDLDINHDLNNRHQTVRVVLVERYDQSAAIIDKLRAHSIPYSYLDELNASSTTKITAKQPNILRQLIAAINCYRPRLIHAHGYKASIYSKLCKLHTRHRFKQVTTFHAGETPAGKVKWYDRLDRYSAFLSDVCLSVSPSIQRKVPHKSHVLNNFISLPHTHSPISINAQSHPVQQNHTTSKQIAFVGRLSHEKGPDRFIELAKQCPTLCFCLYGDGDMRNSLESNASTNVKFAGFQPNMADCWHNIDILLMTSRYEGLPMTAIEAMARGIPVISLNVGAISTLITHKHNGWLVKDMAEMLQCLMEWQKMDRFAQQEIQSNAYKTIEQRFSSDAVIPKIIQLYS from the coding sequence ATGAGCAGATCCAAAACGAGATGTGATGCCCTCAACACGACAATCCCCCAAGGTGAGCTATGGATACTGATTGATAGCCTCACCTACGGTGGGATTGAAACCCATGTCGTGGAGCTTGCTCATGGTCTTAAACGCTATTATCGTCTTAAAAGTTATTCTCGCCTTAAAAACGATTATGGCCTTAAAAGCTATTATGCTCTTGAACCTAATCATAACGTTGACACGGTTCATGACTTAGATATCAATCATGACCTAAATAACCGCCATCAAACCGTTCGCGTTGTATTGGTAGAACGATATGACCAATCTGCTGCAATTATCGACAAACTGCGGGCACACTCAATACCTTATAGTTACCTCGATGAACTCAATGCTTCCAGCACGACAAAAATCACTGCGAAACAACCCAACATACTGCGCCAATTGATTGCCGCCATAAACTGCTATCGGCCGCGCCTTATACATGCACATGGTTACAAAGCCAGTATCTACAGTAAACTCTGTAAGTTGCACACTCGCCATCGATTTAAACAAGTGACGACGTTTCATGCTGGAGAAACACCTGCGGGAAAAGTCAAATGGTACGATCGGCTTGATCGCTATTCCGCTTTTCTATCCGATGTTTGCTTAAGCGTTAGCCCGTCGATTCAAAGGAAGGTTCCGCATAAAAGCCATGTGCTCAATAACTTTATTTCTTTACCGCACACCCACTCACCTATCTCTATCAACGCTCAAAGTCATCCTGTACAACAAAATCACACAACCTCAAAACAGATCGCATTTGTTGGGCGATTGAGTCATGAAAAAGGCCCCGACCGCTTTATTGAACTCGCCAAACAATGCCCTACGCTCTGCTTCTGTTTGTACGGCGATGGAGATATGAGAAACAGCCTTGAATCGAATGCCAGCACCAATGTTAAGTTCGCTGGCTTCCAACCGAATATGGCCGACTGTTGGCACAATATTGATATTTTGCTCATGACATCTCGTTATGAGGGTCTGCCGATGACAGCAATTGAAGCCATGGCACGCGGAATTCCTGTCATTTCTCTCAACGTAGGGGCAATTTCTACGCTTATTACTCACAAGCACAATGGGTGGCTCGTGAAAGACATGGCCGAAATGCTTCAATGTCTAATGGAATGGCAAAAAATGGATCGCTTTGCTCAACAAGAGATTCAATCCAACGCGTACAAGACTATTGAGCAGCGCTTTTCTAGTGACGCCGTCATTCCGAAAATCATCCAACTCTACTCTTGA
- a CDS encoding glycosyltransferase: MKKTSQVRFGSVRNILFVHYGDQWIRGSEVCLLNLMTSLSNKFNPILWTNNDALHQRTIEENIQSHYEEFSVLFGWLSPKLDFSATWQLVRQACSFIREYDIQLIHVNSAAPNQWVVLAAYLMRIPLTTQLHCHYDLRDRASLLLHLSPHIITVSKAVSHGMIQDGYPSSQLSVIYNGVAHHHHSASNLPLSVKEKLAIPQCDQVLISVGSLIDRKGFDRLIHALHALSKKAGDRPNVHLVIIGDGPCRKPLSSLVRRLKLDNLIHFVGEQTNVQHWLAGGCDAFISGARSEAFGLVLIEAAFAKLPIIAPNVGGIPEVIHDQQSGILYDSSQSEDVIAHAISQVLQNKKYAKMLANNAFERANTHFSLEANTNAIESLYDSILSRRSAVHQSRVTQLSRVISALYRPVRTFLISRFKHLATPKTEVMS, encoded by the coding sequence ATGAAGAAAACATCCCAAGTTAGATTTGGCTCAGTTAGGAATATTCTGTTTGTTCACTATGGCGATCAGTGGATACGAGGCAGTGAAGTGTGTTTGCTCAACTTAATGACCAGTCTAAGTAATAAGTTCAATCCCATTTTGTGGACAAATAATGACGCTTTACATCAGCGAACGATTGAAGAAAATATCCAATCTCATTATGAAGAGTTTTCCGTCTTATTTGGTTGGTTGAGCCCAAAGCTCGATTTCTCTGCGACTTGGCAATTAGTGCGACAAGCTTGTTCATTCATTCGTGAATATGACATCCAATTGATCCACGTAAACAGTGCCGCGCCAAACCAATGGGTGGTTCTTGCTGCATATCTCATGCGTATACCTCTCACCACGCAGTTACATTGTCACTACGATCTACGTGATCGCGCCAGTTTACTATTGCACCTAAGTCCTCACATTATTACCGTTAGTAAGGCGGTTAGTCATGGCATGATTCAAGATGGTTATCCGAGTTCTCAGCTCAGCGTGATTTATAATGGCGTGGCTCACCATCACCATAGCGCAAGCAACTTGCCATTATCTGTCAAAGAGAAACTCGCAATACCACAATGCGATCAAGTATTGATAAGTGTCGGCTCTCTCATCGATCGTAAAGGCTTTGATAGACTTATCCACGCCTTGCATGCCCTATCAAAAAAAGCCGGAGATAGGCCCAATGTTCATCTTGTCATCATTGGTGATGGCCCTTGCCGAAAACCATTATCATCACTTGTTAGGCGCCTAAAGTTAGATAATCTCATTCACTTTGTTGGAGAGCAGACTAATGTCCAGCATTGGTTAGCGGGTGGTTGTGACGCTTTCATTAGCGGTGCACGCAGTGAGGCTTTTGGCCTTGTATTAATCGAAGCGGCATTTGCAAAACTCCCCATCATCGCGCCAAACGTGGGCGGAATTCCTGAGGTCATCCACGACCAACAATCAGGTATTCTCTATGATTCATCTCAATCTGAGGATGTCATTGCTCATGCAATAAGCCAGGTTTTGCAAAACAAAAAATACGCAAAAATGCTGGCAAATAACGCGTTTGAACGTGCCAATACCCACTTTTCATTGGAAGCCAACACAAACGCTATCGAGTCACTCTACGATTCAATTCTTTCTCGACGTTCAGCAGTTCATCAATCACGCGTAACGCAATTAAGCCGCGTTATCAGTGCGTTATATCGTCCTGTGCGCACGTTTTTAATCTCTCGCTTTAAGCATCTCGCCACACCCAAAACGGAGGTCATGTCATGA
- a CDS encoding glycosyltransferase family 4 protein, with protein MNSFTYMIYDPIPFDGGSKIATRHMLEQLPNTTTCHILTADIASWHRFRTQTSATTQASVSKQTSASKQTLNNRKLILHELKCPASLYQSTQGVMYWMSQLIFLCQIAFVWSLASLRSTSPLSKLILISGPGIDMAGYLFAQITRLFKAIPIIQFIHGPVFGSRAVAWCLKQGHTTFYLDSSKSYIARLLGLEDDKPLPRHFHTFINGIPASQWPTSNGSSQNKQTQQNRRSVNSPTHNRSRTRPTLFWAASLLKWKGLDRFIEAHQTADLSNNAITKICYIKPQNSTLEQSNAPVQRPNIAWFEAPENIDDIRATADIFVSTSQSEPFGMSVLESLAAGLLVVIPKDGAYWDQVLTHHVNCIKYDISDESALAKTLAEVVKSIEQLRPIANQGRLVAERYRASITYSSIVDAILSQDPASQRSAPLNSTKQGSTKQDATKEEVA; from the coding sequence ATGAACTCATTCACTTACATGATTTATGATCCAATTCCTTTCGATGGCGGGTCAAAAATCGCCACTCGTCATATGTTAGAACAACTCCCTAACACGACTACCTGTCACATTTTGACCGCAGATATAGCGAGTTGGCACCGCTTTCGCACCCAAACATCGGCAACGACGCAAGCATCCGTATCGAAACAGACATCGGCATCTAAACAGACATTAAACAATCGCAAACTCATTTTGCATGAGCTGAAATGTCCTGCTTCTTTGTATCAAAGTACTCAAGGTGTGATGTATTGGATGTCACAGCTGATTTTTTTATGTCAGATCGCGTTTGTCTGGTCACTGGCATCGTTAAGAAGTACATCGCCACTGAGTAAGCTCATCCTTATCTCCGGCCCTGGTATTGATATGGCAGGCTACCTGTTTGCCCAAATTACGCGTCTATTTAAAGCAATACCCATCATTCAGTTTATACATGGTCCGGTATTTGGCAGTAGAGCGGTGGCATGGTGTCTAAAGCAGGGACACACTACCTTTTACCTCGACTCTTCTAAAAGCTATATCGCACGCTTACTAGGTCTTGAAGATGACAAACCATTACCGCGTCACTTCCATACGTTCATCAACGGTATCCCTGCGTCTCAGTGGCCAACAAGCAACGGTTCTAGCCAAAATAAGCAAACGCAACAAAACAGGCGCTCAGTGAACAGCCCAACTCATAATCGGTCGAGAACACGCCCCACACTGTTTTGGGCAGCATCACTGCTCAAATGGAAAGGACTCGATCGTTTCATTGAAGCTCACCAAACCGCAGATTTATCGAATAATGCCATCACCAAGATTTGTTACATCAAGCCTCAAAACTCCACTTTGGAACAGAGCAACGCGCCGGTTCAACGACCAAATATTGCTTGGTTTGAAGCGCCGGAAAATATTGATGATATTCGTGCAACTGCCGATATCTTTGTCTCGACAAGTCAAAGTGAACCGTTTGGCATGTCAGTACTTGAATCATTAGCCGCTGGTCTTCTCGTCGTCATTCCTAAAGACGGCGCATATTGGGATCAAGTGCTCACACATCATGTCAATTGCATAAAGTATGACATCTCTGATGAGAGCGCTTTGGCAAAAACATTGGCGGAAGTTGTGAAATCTATCGAGCAGTTACGCCCCATCGCAAATCAAGGCCGTTTAGTTGCCGAGCGTTATCGAGCAAGCATCACCTACTCCTCCATCGTTGACGCAATCTTAAGTCAAGACCCTGCTAGCCAACGTTCCGCGCCCCTAAACTCAACAAAACAAGGCTCAACCAAACAAGACGCAACAAAAGAGGAAGTGGCATGA
- a CDS encoding lipopolysaccharide biosynthesis protein, translating to MRLSALKNIASYGVALCTMKGTSLLMLPLITRYLSPTEYGQLELLTITSSFIALLTCCSLHEALYRFALHDKTNEPFERVEYKANQIFTITQLVSLGLMLGIGFAALCFYQSVEALLSHYHLQLKDIVILSLSLCIGGSLSIGLAWLRMKDDIKNFVVISITTTLIQALCVLLLLEYGYGITGVLLAGLFTHLMQWFWVTKTSGLQFVTPTRLLFSLTMKYTIPLTASTLVAFGLNGAERWLVLASSDLETLGQYAIASKFALAACILMQPFGMWWMPKRFAMLNSDVSMTERISLLGIVLIGVIIISVAATSQLLLTFVLTTDYQFAITLILGTLLWYSERKWQSLSTSAFSTRNKRILCLPLIAPRPYLGFQDAFSFST from the coding sequence ATGAGGTTGTCTGCGTTAAAAAATATTGCGAGTTATGGCGTGGCACTTTGCACTATGAAAGGCACGTCATTACTCATGCTACCTCTCATTACGCGTTACTTATCTCCCACCGAATATGGTCAGTTGGAGCTATTGACCATCACAAGTTCATTTATTGCCTTGCTGACTTGTTGCTCTTTGCATGAGGCACTCTATCGTTTCGCCCTACACGATAAGACAAATGAACCGTTCGAGCGTGTCGAGTATAAAGCAAACCAAATCTTCACCATCACCCAACTCGTCTCCCTAGGGTTAATGTTGGGCATTGGCTTTGCCGCACTTTGTTTTTACCAAAGTGTTGAAGCACTACTCAGCCATTACCACTTACAGCTTAAAGACATTGTCATTTTGAGCTTATCTTTATGCATAGGAGGCTCATTATCGATTGGGTTAGCCTGGTTGAGAATGAAAGACGACATAAAAAACTTTGTCGTGATTTCCATTACCACAACTCTGATTCAAGCCCTATGTGTTTTGCTCTTACTTGAATACGGATATGGTATAACCGGTGTATTACTGGCCGGATTATTTACCCATCTCATGCAATGGTTCTGGGTTACCAAAACGTCCGGTTTACAATTCGTCACACCGACTCGGTTACTCTTTAGCCTGACCATGAAATACACCATTCCACTCACCGCTTCTACTCTTGTTGCGTTTGGACTCAACGGCGCAGAAAGGTGGCTTGTCTTAGCAAGCTCTGACCTAGAGACGCTTGGGCAGTATGCGATTGCCAGTAAGTTCGCTTTGGCGGCATGTATCCTTATGCAGCCTTTTGGGATGTGGTGGATGCCCAAACGATTCGCAATGCTAAACAGTGATGTCAGCATGACCGAGCGAATTTCGCTATTGGGCATTGTTTTGATCGGCGTAATTATCATTAGCGTTGCTGCAACAAGCCAACTATTACTCACCTTTGTTCTTACTACAGATTACCAATTCGCCATTACGCTCATTCTAGGTACACTTTTATGGTACTCGGAAAGGAAATGGCAGAGCTTATCAACCTCGGCATTCTCTACCAGAAACAAACGAATACTCTGTTTGCCATTAATAGCGCCACGACCATACTTGGGATTTCAGGATGCGTTTTCTTTCTCGACCTAG
- a CDS encoding O-antigen ligase family protein yields MMALSAIAVSWYFFPHPFIGLAIALIPLALLFTVRMLFWFMLLFVVFSFFRIHEVFPFLIPLKLPLLFSLGALSSICWHLFISRSLNVYWHPSMTWLLLFWIVVVSSIVFASNRGVAITSFQSIYWKIMVMTLAIIWIVTDKKYLAKTCWVIIISGALVSMVALYNTTMGIGLVEGSRVTIGRAIGSVLGDPNDLALVLLFPMGFSVSVILSSHISIQWRTLATITTLCLTLAIIATQSRGGLLGMLTVYAYFCSQVIRSKLVLVTLGVLGAALLYAAAGISGRASGGAAEAGIDASAMGRLYAWEAAAKMALDNPLFGVGLDNFYFNYFYYSAHWDGLNHAVHSTWFGVLAETGFLGLFLFIGLIISLLKAAHSTIVKLNTTPGCNPEDTHSNQHGYLLTCAKAVFAGLLGTIVSGTFLTQGFVWPIYILAALTVSVSKIAQN; encoded by the coding sequence ATGATGGCTCTGAGCGCAATCGCTGTGAGCTGGTACTTTTTCCCTCATCCATTTATTGGCTTAGCCATCGCACTTATTCCTTTGGCACTATTATTCACCGTAAGAATGCTGTTTTGGTTTATGCTGCTGTTCGTCGTGTTTTCATTTTTTCGAATTCACGAGGTTTTCCCTTTCCTAATACCATTAAAGTTGCCTCTTCTGTTCTCTCTCGGCGCGTTATCCTCCATTTGTTGGCATCTTTTCATCAGTCGAAGTCTTAATGTTTACTGGCACCCATCAATGACATGGCTGCTGTTATTTTGGATAGTCGTTGTTAGCAGTATCGTATTTGCTTCAAACAGAGGTGTAGCAATAACGTCTTTTCAATCGATATATTGGAAAATTATGGTGATGACACTGGCGATTATTTGGATCGTCACCGATAAAAAATATCTCGCAAAGACATGTTGGGTGATCATCATCTCAGGCGCTCTGGTTAGCATGGTTGCGTTGTATAACACGACGATGGGTATTGGTTTAGTCGAGGGAAGCCGCGTAACTATTGGCCGCGCGATTGGTTCAGTACTGGGCGATCCCAATGATTTGGCGCTTGTTTTGCTGTTTCCAATGGGATTTAGTGTCAGCGTTATTTTGAGCTCTCACATCAGCATTCAATGGCGGACTTTAGCCACAATTACGACCTTATGCCTCACGCTTGCGATCATTGCCACGCAAAGTCGCGGTGGTCTCCTAGGTATGCTAACGGTCTATGCCTACTTCTGCTCCCAAGTGATCCGATCCAAATTAGTCTTAGTCACTCTCGGCGTGCTAGGTGCCGCTTTACTCTATGCCGCGGCAGGTATTTCAGGTAGAGCCTCTGGAGGCGCGGCTGAAGCGGGTATAGACGCATCCGCAATGGGAAGACTTTACGCTTGGGAAGCCGCGGCGAAGATGGCATTAGATAACCCATTGTTCGGTGTCGGGCTTGATAACTTCTACTTCAATTATTTTTATTACAGCGCCCATTGGGATGGACTTAATCATGCGGTGCACAGTACTTGGTTTGGTGTGTTAGCTGAAACGGGGTTTCTAGGGTTGTTTTTATTTATCGGACTTATTATTTCACTATTAAAAGCCGCTCACTCGACCATCGTAAAACTCAACACAACACCAGGGTGCAATCCAGAAGATACGCACAGCAATCAACATGGATACCTCCTAACATGTGCAAAAGCCGTGTTTGCTGGCTTACTTGGTACTATTGTCTCCGGTACTTTTCTTACTCAAGGGTTTGTTTGGCCGATCTATATATTGGCAGCGCTCACCGTTTCTGTATCAAAAATAGCGCAAAATTGA
- a CDS encoding acyltransferase: MLTNMTFKLKTWLKTSHSPTAKWLFRTLKSIAVFDLPLPQFINLAFYKVLSFVRNAYHGLLRVFILTPAFRGRCSHSGKQLYLYGGLPFVTGPLDIALGDHCRISGQTTFSASSHTRQPSLHIGNNVDVGWQTTIAVGTKVIIEDNVRIAGRSNFFGYSGHPIDPEKRANGEADDLNQIGDIILRRDCWLGTNVIVKAGVTIGQNSIIAAGSVVTKSIPNNVIAAGNPATIVRHIDTSSTRTLLEADYA; the protein is encoded by the coding sequence ATGCTAACGAATATGACATTCAAATTAAAAACATGGCTTAAAACCAGTCACTCACCAACAGCGAAATGGCTATTTCGCACGTTAAAATCAATCGCTGTTTTCGATCTCCCTCTGCCACAATTTATCAACCTCGCTTTTTACAAGGTCCTGTCATTTGTGCGTAACGCTTACCACGGGCTGTTACGCGTATTCATCTTGACACCGGCCTTTCGTGGTCGTTGCTCTCACAGTGGTAAACAGCTTTATCTCTATGGAGGCCTACCTTTTGTTACTGGCCCTTTAGATATTGCGCTTGGAGATCATTGCCGGATATCCGGACAAACGACATTTTCCGCCAGCAGTCATACTCGCCAACCCAGTCTGCACATTGGTAATAATGTTGATGTTGGCTGGCAAACAACGATCGCTGTCGGCACAAAAGTCATCATTGAAGACAACGTTAGAATCGCTGGGCGCAGTAACTTCTTTGGTTATTCAGGGCATCCGATTGATCCTGAAAAGAGAGCGAATGGTGAAGCTGACGATCTCAACCAAATCGGCGATATCATACTCAGACGCGATTGTTGGCTAGGCACAAATGTGATTGTAAAGGCAGGAGTGACTATAGGCCAAAACAGCATCATTGCAGCCGGTAGCGTCGTAACAAAAAGCATTCCGAATAACGTCATTGCTGCGGGGAATCCTGCAACCATTGTTCGCCATATCGACACATCATCGACCCGAACACTGTTGGAGGCCGATTATGCATGA
- a CDS encoding glycosyltransferase translates to MHDLIVFGEDFGGLPSSTQHIVKLLSHNRKVLWINSIGLRKPRLSKKDTLRVFKKLISRSGSKHTYSDTSDSRAENITVANIKTIPAPKYAWERSIAKRIMLHQLRPLIKRLKLEKPILWTSLPTASDLCGELNESGVVYYCGDDFGALAGVDHSTVLEHEHLLARHSNLILVASDAMRLRFPASKTLLVRHGVDYSLFSTPIERANDLPVGKPIVGFYGSLSEWLDLSFIQDVANAKPDWDFVFIGPQERPVPELAALNNVHLLGPRPHHQLPSYSQHWQMSWLPFKNNAQIKACSPLKLMEYIATGTPIAATQFDATKPYCHQINEVHSSDDMIALLDQPARWICPDRNSVKEDSWHQRAQFVDWLLELL, encoded by the coding sequence ATGCATGATTTAATTGTTTTTGGTGAAGACTTTGGTGGACTGCCATCCAGTACTCAACACATCGTTAAATTGTTAAGCCATAACCGCAAAGTGCTTTGGATTAACTCCATTGGTCTCCGAAAGCCAAGATTAAGTAAAAAAGACACCTTACGAGTGTTCAAAAAGCTTATTTCCCGTTCTGGAAGCAAACACACTTATAGTGACACAAGCGATAGCCGCGCTGAGAATATTACGGTCGCCAATATCAAAACCATCCCTGCGCCAAAATATGCTTGGGAACGCTCGATCGCGAAACGGATAATGCTCCATCAACTTCGCCCTCTCATTAAGCGTCTCAAATTGGAAAAACCTATTCTTTGGACCTCATTACCAACTGCGTCAGATTTATGTGGCGAGCTCAATGAAAGTGGCGTGGTTTACTACTGTGGGGACGATTTCGGCGCTTTAGCAGGTGTGGATCACAGCACCGTCTTGGAGCATGAGCACCTATTAGCACGGCATTCTAACCTGATCCTTGTCGCAAGTGATGCAATGCGCCTCAGGTTCCCTGCTTCTAAAACACTCCTTGTTCGCCACGGCGTTGACTACTCGTTATTCTCGACGCCCATTGAACGTGCGAACGATCTCCCAGTAGGAAAGCCCATTGTCGGCTTTTATGGCAGTTTGTCAGAATGGCTAGACCTCTCATTTATACAAGACGTTGCAAACGCAAAACCTGATTGGGACTTTGTTTTTATCGGACCGCAGGAACGTCCTGTCCCCGAATTAGCAGCATTAAACAACGTCCATTTGCTTGGCCCACGCCCTCACCACCAGCTGCCAAGTTATAGTCAGCACTGGCAAATGAGTTGGCTTCCGTTTAAAAACAATGCACAAATTAAAGCGTGTAGCCCACTCAAATTAATGGAGTACATCGCAACTGGCACACCTATTGCCGCCACCCAATTTGATGCTACAAAACCGTATTGCCACCAAATCAATGAAGTACACAGTAGCGATGACATGATCGCCCTACTTGACCAACCGGCACGTTGGATTTGCCCTGATCGCAATAGTGTTAAAGAGGACAGTTGGCACCAGCGTGCTCAGTTTGTCGATTGGTTATTGGAGTTATTATGA
- a CDS encoding GumC family protein, protein MSELKLRLINIVIAGWRQRWVIALPMLLLPMIAFVASKITPATYKSHTSLLIQETAKMNPFLEDIAVSTMLNDRLNAIQTLLKSRHILGMVASELNLVDEDTSEADKEKVIAHIASHLTVLQMGKDLLKIEYRSESKEDMKPILESVSRHFIEQVLAPERSSIVDSSKFLAQHIDKRLSALQKSEEKLAQYTNEHTALTPELQSQSYARLAMLKQRLAEKQAELSGVERSLGSLDQQLSQTNPVVGRIEDQIIEARSELTLLQAKYTNNHSAVQAKQRDLDRLESERETLLASKQYNLDADQLWDVASSQHLNANNAVQPLLISQLTSLQKERGRYESLKEETNRLNNMILDLELKSHQFGDHVKEIYRLQRDVEMKRQLYEELIQRYEMAQLTGSLGRFEESKRVKIIDRPYTPTRPSNFSTLLFVVSGLVGGFALGVGVAIILELFDSTIRTKSDISAITSVPVLTVLPKFTSPSSQIDSQT, encoded by the coding sequence ATTAGCGAGCTAAAGTTAAGACTGATCAATATCGTCATCGCGGGTTGGCGCCAGCGTTGGGTCATCGCGCTACCAATGTTGTTGCTACCCATGATCGCCTTTGTCGCATCCAAAATTACACCCGCTACCTACAAATCTCATACCAGCTTGTTGATTCAAGAAACGGCGAAAATGAACCCATTTCTTGAAGACATTGCGGTATCCACCATGCTTAACGACCGTTTAAACGCCATTCAAACGCTGTTAAAAAGCCGACACATACTTGGCATGGTGGCCTCTGAACTTAATCTTGTGGATGAAGATACATCAGAAGCAGACAAAGAAAAGGTCATCGCTCACATTGCCTCCCATTTAACCGTGCTTCAAATGGGTAAAGATTTACTCAAAATTGAATACCGCTCCGAGTCTAAAGAAGACATGAAACCCATTCTTGAATCGGTCAGTCGTCATTTTATTGAGCAAGTTCTCGCACCAGAGCGTTCCTCTATTGTCGATTCAAGTAAGTTTTTGGCACAACACATTGATAAGCGCCTTTCTGCTTTACAAAAATCCGAAGAAAAGCTGGCTCAATACACTAACGAACATACGGCTCTCACGCCGGAGCTTCAGTCTCAAAGCTATGCACGTTTGGCTATGCTGAAACAACGCCTCGCAGAAAAGCAAGCTGAGCTCTCTGGCGTTGAGCGAAGTCTGGGATCGCTAGATCAACAGCTCTCGCAAACCAACCCTGTGGTCGGACGGATTGAAGATCAAATCATCGAGGCTCGCAGTGAATTGACCCTGCTCCAAGCAAAATACACCAACAATCACAGCGCAGTGCAAGCTAAGCAACGCGATTTAGACCGATTGGAATCTGAGAGAGAAACACTGCTCGCCTCGAAACAGTATAATCTCGATGCTGATCAGCTTTGGGACGTTGCTAGTAGCCAGCATTTAAATGCAAATAACGCGGTACAGCCATTATTGATTTCTCAGCTCACTTCTCTACAAAAAGAGCGCGGCCGATATGAATCTCTCAAAGAAGAAACGAACCGCTTGAACAATATGATCTTAGATTTAGAACTAAAATCACACCAATTCGGCGACCATGTGAAAGAGATATACCGATTACAACGCGATGTTGAAATGAAACGTCAGTTGTATGAAGAATTAATCCAACGGTACGAAATGGCTCAATTGACAGGCTCACTAGGTCGGTTTGAAGAGAGCAAACGAGTGAAAATTATCGATCGCCCTTATACACCTACGCGACCATCCAACTTCTCTACCTTGCTATTTGTTGTCTCTGGTCTCGTAGGCGGATTCGCACTTGGGGTTGGTGTCGCCATCATCCTTGAATTGTTTGACTCTACCATTCGCACCAAATCAGATATTAGCGCAATCACCTCAGTTCCGGTTCTAACCGTACTTCCAAAATTTACCTCGCCAAGCAGTCAAATTGATTCTCAAACTTAA
- a CDS encoding glycosyltransferase family 2 protein, with translation MPHDYLVLCLFLIIYHHIGYPLLLKYLAKKNDGNEHSLTQQNSADYPSVTVIIPAYNEEQWIADKLRNCAMIDYPRSRLTIKLYCDGCSDNTAEIARQTIQEAICSDTLFEIIEYSQNRGKVNILNTAMHSVTTDLTVLTDTSALISIDALQIAKSHFENEKVGVVNGQYVIFNAATEGEDAYWHYQNKIKKAEAHLATTMGSHGAFYILRTCLFEPLDSATINDDFILPMQIVKKGYFSAYDANVVATELEPTTFKNDFSRRVRISAGNMQQIITLSALFNPKFKTIAFAFASGKGLRLLTPYLMIGVFICSFLLRDFPIFEWILIAQLQLYAVVIITTVFGKLIRFKPLQWLNYLLIGHTANFIGGIKYLLIKRLMAHSK, from the coding sequence ATTCCTCATGACTACTTGGTTTTATGTCTGTTTCTTATTATTTATCATCATATTGGGTATCCCTTATTACTCAAATATCTTGCAAAAAAAAATGATGGTAACGAACACAGCCTTACTCAACAAAATAGCGCTGATTACCCAAGTGTCACGGTGATCATCCCAGCCTACAACGAGGAGCAATGGATCGCAGACAAATTGCGAAATTGCGCGATGATAGACTATCCCCGCTCTCGCCTTACGATCAAACTTTACTGCGATGGTTGCAGTGACAATACTGCTGAAATAGCCCGCCAAACCATACAAGAAGCAATTTGCTCCGATACCTTGTTTGAAATTATCGAGTATTCCCAAAATCGAGGTAAGGTGAATATCCTCAACACTGCGATGCATAGTGTTACAACCGATCTCACCGTGCTCACTGATACCTCTGCGTTAATCTCCATAGACGCTCTGCAGATTGCTAAATCGCATTTTGAGAATGAAAAAGTTGGGGTTGTTAATGGCCAGTACGTCATTTTTAATGCGGCCACTGAGGGAGAAGATGCCTATTGGCACTACCAAAATAAAATAAAAAAAGCCGAAGCCCATCTCGCTACAACAATGGGCTCACACGGCGCATTTTACATACTCCGTACGTGTTTGTTTGAGCCACTAGATTCAGCCACTATCAATGATGACTTCATCCTACCCATGCAAATCGTGAAAAAAGGCTATTTTTCGGCATACGATGCGAACGTTGTCGCAACGGAATTAGAGCCAACAACGTTTAAAAATGACTTCTCAAGACGAGTAAGGATATCAGCAGGAAACATGCAACAAATCATTACGTTATCTGCACTATTCAACCCAAAATTCAAAACAATAGCCTTTGCTTTCGCGTCAGGTAAAGGACTGCGTTTGCTAACTCCTTACCTAATGATTGGTGTTTTTATCTGTAGTTTTTTACTGCGTGATTTCCCCATATTTGAATGGATCTTAATTGCTCAATTACAACTCTATGCGGTAGTCATTATCACGACTGTTTTCGGTAAATTAATCCGCTTTAAACCATTGCAATGGCTCAATTATCTACTCATTGGTCACACTGCAAACTTTATTGGTGGCATTAAATACTTATTAATTAAGCGCTTAATGGCTCACTCGAAATGA